The following are encoded together in the Brassica napus cultivar Da-Ae chromosome A9, Da-Ae, whole genome shotgun sequence genome:
- the LOC106359530 gene encoding kinesin-like protein KIN-7G isoform X2: protein MKMAAIEDQMQGSSGREEKIFVSVRLRPLSVRERVRNDVADWECINDETVIYRSHLSISERSMYPTAYTFDRVFGPECCTKDVYDQGAKEVALSVVSGVHASVFAYGQTSSGKTYTMSGITDYALADIYDYIEKHKEREFVLKFSAMEIYNESVRDLLSTDISPLRILDDPEKGTIVEKLTEETLRDWKHFKELLSICIAQRQIGETALNEVSSRSHQILRLTVESTAREYLANEKFSTLTATVNFVDLAGSERASQSLSAGTRLKEGGHINRSLLTLGTVIRKLSKEKTGHIPFRDSKLTRILQTSLGGNARTAIICTLSPAGIHVEQSRNTLLFASCAKEVATNAQVNVVMSDKVLVKHLQRELAKLESELKIPRQALVVSDTTALLMEKDLQIEKLNKEVFQLAQLLERAYSRIEDLQQVTGETPRKEILSTDSDHPNVVLGHQYPKLRVRSSWESLNITPESPAHQSSMISPQSTEHGSHENVFQLSDFRIESGAGATSPGKHLSFVTPVKFTKVRLNIREEESQNEPHIQKRKDQSCVQEERLQEIDEPSEVDSEDTCTELRCIETESPGIIMYPEPCILPVCIPDSKNLIPPTEIQEEEVKEVSAVFVQPKEKSEPAKVSPSRVLSLTNKATPQESSNHIRDHTHPDSLTMSPEKPYDWHLEKDSQTGSQSCGTSFVSSSSSALFEYERDANTPTRWYQKERAESNLKPSNIKRPPLPKHLSQMSMPATCSSQVSSSSAPVFERQRSGRGSISQDEGEETGRQRDKRIIHLSMEDIEQKFLALRSPKSFKDAAVDPIQDYLTSPLNWSLEFNRLEIEIIELWHDCNVSMAHRSYFFLLFRGDQKDCLYMEVELRRLKYIRETFTNNTKTIENGRTLTSMSSLRALNRERYKLSQLMQKKLSKEERENLFLRWGIGLNTKHRRLQLAHRLWSENKDMEHVRESASVVGKLMGFVDMDLASKEMYGLNFSIKPRPKKSSLWKRSVLSLSTL from the exons ATGAAGATGGCTGCCATAGAGGATCAGATGCAAGGATCTAGCGGGAGAGAAGAGAAGATTTTTGTTTCTGTTCGTCTGAGGCCATTAAGTGTCAGAGAAAGGGTTAGGAACGATGTGGCTGATTGGGAGTGTATTAATGATGAAACTGTCATATACAGGAGCCATCTTTCCATTTCCGAGCGTTCCATGTACCCCACTGCCTACACATTTG ACAGAGTCTTTGGCCCTGAGTGTTGTACCAAGGACGTATATGATCAAGGGGCGAAGGAAGTGGCTCTCTCTGTTGTTAGCGGGGTTCATG CTAGTGTCTTTGCATATGGACAAACAAGCAGTGGAAAGACGTACACCATGAGTGGAATTACTGATTACGCCTTGGCTGATATATATGACTACATTGAGAAG CACAAGGAAAGAGAATTCGTTCTGAAATTCTCAGCCATGGAGATCTATAATGAGTCTGTAAGAGACCTCTTGAGCACAGACATTAGTCCCCTCAGAATTCTAGATGATCCTGAG AAAGGGACAATTGTTGAGAAATTAACTGAAGAAACTCTGCGGGACTGGAAACATTTTAAGGAACTTTTATCAATCTGTATAG CTCAACGACAAATTGGAGAAACAGCTTTAAATGAAGTTAGTTCCCGCTCCCATCAGATTCTGAGATTG ACGGTTGAAAGCACAGCACGTGAATATTTAGCGAACGAAAAATTTAGTACACTCACAGCTACAGTG AATTTTGTTGATCTTGCGGGAAGCGAGCGTGCGTCTCAATCATTATCAGCTGGCACAAGGTTGAAAGAAGGTGGTCATATAAACCGAAGTTTACTAACGCTAGGAACTGTCATTCGAAAGCTAAG TAAAGAAAAAACTGGGCACATTCCATTCAGAGACTCAAAGCTGACACGCATACTTCAGACGTCGTTGGGAGGAAACGCCAGAACTGCTATAATCTGCACCCTGAGTCCTGCAGGAATCCACGTTGAGCAATCAAGAAACACATTGTTATTCGCAAGCTGCGCAAAGGAGGTGGCGACAAATGCACAAGTCAATGTCGTCATGTCTGATAAAGTTCTGGTTAAACATTTACAAAGGGAGTTGGCTAAACTGGAGAGTGAGTTGAAAATCCCTCGTCAAGCTCTTGTTGTGTCTGATACAACTGCATTGCTGATGGAGAAGGACCTTCAGATTGAAAAG CTAAACAAAGAGGTGTTCCAGCTAGCACAACTATTAGAGCGGGCTTATTCTCGGATTGAGGATCTCCAACAAGTTACTGGAGAAACACCAAGAAAGGAGATATTATCAACAGACTCAGACCATCCAAAT GTGGTTCTTGGACATCAATACCCCAAGCTGCGGGTGCGCAGTTCTTGGGAATCTCTAAATATAACACCAGAAAGCCCTGCTCATCAGTCTAGTATGATTTCCCCACAATCAACCGAGCACGGTTCTCACGAGAATGTCTTCCAGCTTTCAGACTTTAGGATAGAATCTGGTGCTGGTGCAACTAGCCCGGGGAAACACCTCTCGTTTGTAACTCCTGTGAAATTCACTAAAGTTCGACTTAATATTCGTGAGGAAGAAAGTCAAAACGAACCGCACATTCAGAAGAGGAAAGATCAGTCTTGTGTCCAGGAGGAGAGACTTCAAGAAATTGACGAACCAAGTGAGGTGGATTCTGAAGATACTTGCACGGAACTTCGATGCATAGAAACAGAGTCTCCCGGTATCATCATGTATCCAGAGCCATGTATCCTTCCAGTATGTATACCAGATTCAAAGAACTTAATACCACCAACGGaaattcaagaagaagaagtaaaggAAGTCAGTGCTGTCTTTGtccaaccaaaagaaaaaagtgaACCCGCTAAAGTCTCTCCAAGTCGTGTTTTGTCACTAACGAACAAAGCAACTCCTCAAGAGTCTTCTAACCACATAAGAGACCATACACATCCAGATTCTCTCACTATGTCTCCTGAAAAGCCTTATGATTGGCATCTTGAGAAGGATTCGCAAACTGGAAGCCAAAGCTGCGGAACAAGCTTTGTATCGAGTTCTTCCTCTGCTTTGTTTGAGTACGAGAGAGATGCTAACACACCGACAAGGTGGTATCAGAAAGAAAGAGCTGAGAGCAACCTGAAACCGTCCAACATCAAGAGGCCGCCATTACCAAAGCATCTTAGCCAGATGAGCATGCCAGCAACTTG TAGCTCACAGGTGTCTTCCTCTAGCGCTCCTGTTTTTGAGCGTCAGAGAAGTGGTAGAGGTTCCATCAGCCAGGATGAAGGTGAAGAGACTGGTCGTCAAAGAGACAAGCGAATCATTCATTTATCG ATGGAGGACATAGAACAGAAGTTCTTGGCGCTGAGATCACCAAAGAGTTTCAAGGACGCTGCAGTGGACCCCATACAAGACTATTTAACATCGCCACTGAACTGGTCGTTGGAGTTCAACAGACTCGAGATTGAGATAATAGAGCTGTGGCATGATTGCAACGTTTCCATGGCACATAGAAGTtacttcttccttctcttcagAGGAGATCAGAAAGATTGCTTGTACATGGAAGTAGAACTCCGTAGGCTCAAGTACATCAGAGAAACATTTACCAACAATACCAAAACTATCGAAAACGGACGCACTCTTACATCAATGTCCAG CTTGAGGGCGTTGAACAGGGAGAGGTACAAGCTGAGTCAGCTGATGCAGAAGAAACTgagcaaagaagagagagagaacctgTTCTTGAGATGGGGCATTGGGCTGAACACAAAGCACAGGAGGCTTCAGCTGGCGCATCGTCTATGGTCAGAGAACAAAGACATGGAGCATGTCCGAGAGAGCGCCTCTGTTGTGGGGAAGCTAATGGGGTTCGTTGACATGGATTTGGCGTCAAAGGAGATGTATGGCCTCAACTTCTCTATTAAACCCCGTCCCAAAAAATCAAGCCTGTGGAAACGGAGCGTTTTGTCGCTCTCTACATTGTAA
- the LOC106359530 gene encoding kinesin-like protein KIN-7G isoform X1, with the protein MKMAAIEDQMQGSSGREEKIFVSVRLRPLSVRERVRNDVADWECINDETVIYRSHLSISERSMYPTAYTFDRVFGPECCTKDVYDQGAKEVALSVVSGVHASVFAYGQTSSGKTYTMSGITDYALADIYDYIEKHKEREFVLKFSAMEIYNESVRDLLSTDISPLRILDDPEKGTIVEKLTEETLRDWKHFKELLSICIAQRQIGETALNEVSSRSHQILRLTVESTAREYLANEKFSTLTATVNFVDLAGSERASQSLSAGTRLKEGGHINRSLLTLGTVIRKLSKEKTGHIPFRDSKLTRILQTSLGGNARTAIICTLSPAGIHVEQSRNTLLFASCAKEVATNAQVNVVMSDKVLVKHLQRELAKLESELKIPRQALVVSDTTALLMEKDLQIEKLNKEVFQLAQLLERAYSRIEDLQQVTGETPRKEILSTDSDHPNVVLGHQYPKLRVRSSWESLNITPESPAHQSSMISPQSTEHGSHENVFQLSDFRIESGAGATSPGKHLSFVTPVKFTKVRLNIREEESQNEPHIQKRKDQSCVQEERLQEIDEPSEVDSEDTCTELRCIETESPGIIMYPEPCILPVCIPDSKNLIPPTEIQEEEVKEVSAVFVQPKEKSEPAKVSPSRVLSLTNKATPQESSNHIRDHTHPDSLTMSPEKPYDWHLEKDSQTGSQSCGTSFVSSSSSALFEYERDANTPTRWYQKERAESNLKPSNIKRPPLPKHLSQMSMPATWFEKKRKPSLNSSQVSSSSAPVFERQRSGRGSISQDEGEETGRQRDKRIIHLSMEDIEQKFLALRSPKSFKDAAVDPIQDYLTSPLNWSLEFNRLEIEIIELWHDCNVSMAHRSYFFLLFRGDQKDCLYMEVELRRLKYIRETFTNNTKTIENGRTLTSMSSLRALNRERYKLSQLMQKKLSKEERENLFLRWGIGLNTKHRRLQLAHRLWSENKDMEHVRESASVVGKLMGFVDMDLASKEMYGLNFSIKPRPKKSSLWKRSVLSLSTL; encoded by the exons ATGAAGATGGCTGCCATAGAGGATCAGATGCAAGGATCTAGCGGGAGAGAAGAGAAGATTTTTGTTTCTGTTCGTCTGAGGCCATTAAGTGTCAGAGAAAGGGTTAGGAACGATGTGGCTGATTGGGAGTGTATTAATGATGAAACTGTCATATACAGGAGCCATCTTTCCATTTCCGAGCGTTCCATGTACCCCACTGCCTACACATTTG ACAGAGTCTTTGGCCCTGAGTGTTGTACCAAGGACGTATATGATCAAGGGGCGAAGGAAGTGGCTCTCTCTGTTGTTAGCGGGGTTCATG CTAGTGTCTTTGCATATGGACAAACAAGCAGTGGAAAGACGTACACCATGAGTGGAATTACTGATTACGCCTTGGCTGATATATATGACTACATTGAGAAG CACAAGGAAAGAGAATTCGTTCTGAAATTCTCAGCCATGGAGATCTATAATGAGTCTGTAAGAGACCTCTTGAGCACAGACATTAGTCCCCTCAGAATTCTAGATGATCCTGAG AAAGGGACAATTGTTGAGAAATTAACTGAAGAAACTCTGCGGGACTGGAAACATTTTAAGGAACTTTTATCAATCTGTATAG CTCAACGACAAATTGGAGAAACAGCTTTAAATGAAGTTAGTTCCCGCTCCCATCAGATTCTGAGATTG ACGGTTGAAAGCACAGCACGTGAATATTTAGCGAACGAAAAATTTAGTACACTCACAGCTACAGTG AATTTTGTTGATCTTGCGGGAAGCGAGCGTGCGTCTCAATCATTATCAGCTGGCACAAGGTTGAAAGAAGGTGGTCATATAAACCGAAGTTTACTAACGCTAGGAACTGTCATTCGAAAGCTAAG TAAAGAAAAAACTGGGCACATTCCATTCAGAGACTCAAAGCTGACACGCATACTTCAGACGTCGTTGGGAGGAAACGCCAGAACTGCTATAATCTGCACCCTGAGTCCTGCAGGAATCCACGTTGAGCAATCAAGAAACACATTGTTATTCGCAAGCTGCGCAAAGGAGGTGGCGACAAATGCACAAGTCAATGTCGTCATGTCTGATAAAGTTCTGGTTAAACATTTACAAAGGGAGTTGGCTAAACTGGAGAGTGAGTTGAAAATCCCTCGTCAAGCTCTTGTTGTGTCTGATACAACTGCATTGCTGATGGAGAAGGACCTTCAGATTGAAAAG CTAAACAAAGAGGTGTTCCAGCTAGCACAACTATTAGAGCGGGCTTATTCTCGGATTGAGGATCTCCAACAAGTTACTGGAGAAACACCAAGAAAGGAGATATTATCAACAGACTCAGACCATCCAAAT GTGGTTCTTGGACATCAATACCCCAAGCTGCGGGTGCGCAGTTCTTGGGAATCTCTAAATATAACACCAGAAAGCCCTGCTCATCAGTCTAGTATGATTTCCCCACAATCAACCGAGCACGGTTCTCACGAGAATGTCTTCCAGCTTTCAGACTTTAGGATAGAATCTGGTGCTGGTGCAACTAGCCCGGGGAAACACCTCTCGTTTGTAACTCCTGTGAAATTCACTAAAGTTCGACTTAATATTCGTGAGGAAGAAAGTCAAAACGAACCGCACATTCAGAAGAGGAAAGATCAGTCTTGTGTCCAGGAGGAGAGACTTCAAGAAATTGACGAACCAAGTGAGGTGGATTCTGAAGATACTTGCACGGAACTTCGATGCATAGAAACAGAGTCTCCCGGTATCATCATGTATCCAGAGCCATGTATCCTTCCAGTATGTATACCAGATTCAAAGAACTTAATACCACCAACGGaaattcaagaagaagaagtaaaggAAGTCAGTGCTGTCTTTGtccaaccaaaagaaaaaagtgaACCCGCTAAAGTCTCTCCAAGTCGTGTTTTGTCACTAACGAACAAAGCAACTCCTCAAGAGTCTTCTAACCACATAAGAGACCATACACATCCAGATTCTCTCACTATGTCTCCTGAAAAGCCTTATGATTGGCATCTTGAGAAGGATTCGCAAACTGGAAGCCAAAGCTGCGGAACAAGCTTTGTATCGAGTTCTTCCTCTGCTTTGTTTGAGTACGAGAGAGATGCTAACACACCGACAAGGTGGTATCAGAAAGAAAGAGCTGAGAGCAACCTGAAACCGTCCAACATCAAGAGGCCGCCATTACCAAAGCATCTTAGCCAGATGAGCATGCCAGCAACTTGGTTTGAGAAAAAGAGAAAGCCATCACTGAATAGCTCACAGGTGTCTTCCTCTAGCGCTCCTGTTTTTGAGCGTCAGAGAAGTGGTAGAGGTTCCATCAGCCAGGATGAAGGTGAAGAGACTGGTCGTCAAAGAGACAAGCGAATCATTCATTTATCG ATGGAGGACATAGAACAGAAGTTCTTGGCGCTGAGATCACCAAAGAGTTTCAAGGACGCTGCAGTGGACCCCATACAAGACTATTTAACATCGCCACTGAACTGGTCGTTGGAGTTCAACAGACTCGAGATTGAGATAATAGAGCTGTGGCATGATTGCAACGTTTCCATGGCACATAGAAGTtacttcttccttctcttcagAGGAGATCAGAAAGATTGCTTGTACATGGAAGTAGAACTCCGTAGGCTCAAGTACATCAGAGAAACATTTACCAACAATACCAAAACTATCGAAAACGGACGCACTCTTACATCAATGTCCAG CTTGAGGGCGTTGAACAGGGAGAGGTACAAGCTGAGTCAGCTGATGCAGAAGAAACTgagcaaagaagagagagagaacctgTTCTTGAGATGGGGCATTGGGCTGAACACAAAGCACAGGAGGCTTCAGCTGGCGCATCGTCTATGGTCAGAGAACAAAGACATGGAGCATGTCCGAGAGAGCGCCTCTGTTGTGGGGAAGCTAATGGGGTTCGTTGACATGGATTTGGCGTCAAAGGAGATGTATGGCCTCAACTTCTCTATTAAACCCCGTCCCAAAAAATCAAGCCTGTGGAAACGGAGCGTTTTGTCGCTCTCTACATTGTAA
- the LOC106359530 gene encoding kinesin-like protein KIN-7G isoform X3 — MSGITDYALADIYDYIEKHKEREFVLKFSAMEIYNESVRDLLSTDISPLRILDDPEKGTIVEKLTEETLRDWKHFKELLSICIAQRQIGETALNEVSSRSHQILRLTVESTAREYLANEKFSTLTATVNFVDLAGSERASQSLSAGTRLKEGGHINRSLLTLGTVIRKLSKEKTGHIPFRDSKLTRILQTSLGGNARTAIICTLSPAGIHVEQSRNTLLFASCAKEVATNAQVNVVMSDKVLVKHLQRELAKLESELKIPRQALVVSDTTALLMEKDLQIEKLNKEVFQLAQLLERAYSRIEDLQQVTGETPRKEILSTDSDHPNVVLGHQYPKLRVRSSWESLNITPESPAHQSSMISPQSTEHGSHENVFQLSDFRIESGAGATSPGKHLSFVTPVKFTKVRLNIREEESQNEPHIQKRKDQSCVQEERLQEIDEPSEVDSEDTCTELRCIETESPGIIMYPEPCILPVCIPDSKNLIPPTEIQEEEVKEVSAVFVQPKEKSEPAKVSPSRVLSLTNKATPQESSNHIRDHTHPDSLTMSPEKPYDWHLEKDSQTGSQSCGTSFVSSSSSALFEYERDANTPTRWYQKERAESNLKPSNIKRPPLPKHLSQMSMPATWFEKKRKPSLNSSQVSSSSAPVFERQRSGRGSISQDEGEETGRQRDKRIIHLSMEDIEQKFLALRSPKSFKDAAVDPIQDYLTSPLNWSLEFNRLEIEIIELWHDCNVSMAHRSYFFLLFRGDQKDCLYMEVELRRLKYIRETFTNNTKTIENGRTLTSMSSLRALNRERYKLSQLMQKKLSKEERENLFLRWGIGLNTKHRRLQLAHRLWSENKDMEHVRESASVVGKLMGFVDMDLASKEMYGLNFSIKPRPKKSSLWKRSVLSLSTL, encoded by the exons ATGAGTGGAATTACTGATTACGCCTTGGCTGATATATATGACTACATTGAGAAG CACAAGGAAAGAGAATTCGTTCTGAAATTCTCAGCCATGGAGATCTATAATGAGTCTGTAAGAGACCTCTTGAGCACAGACATTAGTCCCCTCAGAATTCTAGATGATCCTGAG AAAGGGACAATTGTTGAGAAATTAACTGAAGAAACTCTGCGGGACTGGAAACATTTTAAGGAACTTTTATCAATCTGTATAG CTCAACGACAAATTGGAGAAACAGCTTTAAATGAAGTTAGTTCCCGCTCCCATCAGATTCTGAGATTG ACGGTTGAAAGCACAGCACGTGAATATTTAGCGAACGAAAAATTTAGTACACTCACAGCTACAGTG AATTTTGTTGATCTTGCGGGAAGCGAGCGTGCGTCTCAATCATTATCAGCTGGCACAAGGTTGAAAGAAGGTGGTCATATAAACCGAAGTTTACTAACGCTAGGAACTGTCATTCGAAAGCTAAG TAAAGAAAAAACTGGGCACATTCCATTCAGAGACTCAAAGCTGACACGCATACTTCAGACGTCGTTGGGAGGAAACGCCAGAACTGCTATAATCTGCACCCTGAGTCCTGCAGGAATCCACGTTGAGCAATCAAGAAACACATTGTTATTCGCAAGCTGCGCAAAGGAGGTGGCGACAAATGCACAAGTCAATGTCGTCATGTCTGATAAAGTTCTGGTTAAACATTTACAAAGGGAGTTGGCTAAACTGGAGAGTGAGTTGAAAATCCCTCGTCAAGCTCTTGTTGTGTCTGATACAACTGCATTGCTGATGGAGAAGGACCTTCAGATTGAAAAG CTAAACAAAGAGGTGTTCCAGCTAGCACAACTATTAGAGCGGGCTTATTCTCGGATTGAGGATCTCCAACAAGTTACTGGAGAAACACCAAGAAAGGAGATATTATCAACAGACTCAGACCATCCAAAT GTGGTTCTTGGACATCAATACCCCAAGCTGCGGGTGCGCAGTTCTTGGGAATCTCTAAATATAACACCAGAAAGCCCTGCTCATCAGTCTAGTATGATTTCCCCACAATCAACCGAGCACGGTTCTCACGAGAATGTCTTCCAGCTTTCAGACTTTAGGATAGAATCTGGTGCTGGTGCAACTAGCCCGGGGAAACACCTCTCGTTTGTAACTCCTGTGAAATTCACTAAAGTTCGACTTAATATTCGTGAGGAAGAAAGTCAAAACGAACCGCACATTCAGAAGAGGAAAGATCAGTCTTGTGTCCAGGAGGAGAGACTTCAAGAAATTGACGAACCAAGTGAGGTGGATTCTGAAGATACTTGCACGGAACTTCGATGCATAGAAACAGAGTCTCCCGGTATCATCATGTATCCAGAGCCATGTATCCTTCCAGTATGTATACCAGATTCAAAGAACTTAATACCACCAACGGaaattcaagaagaagaagtaaaggAAGTCAGTGCTGTCTTTGtccaaccaaaagaaaaaagtgaACCCGCTAAAGTCTCTCCAAGTCGTGTTTTGTCACTAACGAACAAAGCAACTCCTCAAGAGTCTTCTAACCACATAAGAGACCATACACATCCAGATTCTCTCACTATGTCTCCTGAAAAGCCTTATGATTGGCATCTTGAGAAGGATTCGCAAACTGGAAGCCAAAGCTGCGGAACAAGCTTTGTATCGAGTTCTTCCTCTGCTTTGTTTGAGTACGAGAGAGATGCTAACACACCGACAAGGTGGTATCAGAAAGAAAGAGCTGAGAGCAACCTGAAACCGTCCAACATCAAGAGGCCGCCATTACCAAAGCATCTTAGCCAGATGAGCATGCCAGCAACTTGGTTTGAGAAAAAGAGAAAGCCATCACTGAATAGCTCACAGGTGTCTTCCTCTAGCGCTCCTGTTTTTGAGCGTCAGAGAAGTGGTAGAGGTTCCATCAGCCAGGATGAAGGTGAAGAGACTGGTCGTCAAAGAGACAAGCGAATCATTCATTTATCG ATGGAGGACATAGAACAGAAGTTCTTGGCGCTGAGATCACCAAAGAGTTTCAAGGACGCTGCAGTGGACCCCATACAAGACTATTTAACATCGCCACTGAACTGGTCGTTGGAGTTCAACAGACTCGAGATTGAGATAATAGAGCTGTGGCATGATTGCAACGTTTCCATGGCACATAGAAGTtacttcttccttctcttcagAGGAGATCAGAAAGATTGCTTGTACATGGAAGTAGAACTCCGTAGGCTCAAGTACATCAGAGAAACATTTACCAACAATACCAAAACTATCGAAAACGGACGCACTCTTACATCAATGTCCAG CTTGAGGGCGTTGAACAGGGAGAGGTACAAGCTGAGTCAGCTGATGCAGAAGAAACTgagcaaagaagagagagagaacctgTTCTTGAGATGGGGCATTGGGCTGAACACAAAGCACAGGAGGCTTCAGCTGGCGCATCGTCTATGGTCAGAGAACAAAGACATGGAGCATGTCCGAGAGAGCGCCTCTGTTGTGGGGAAGCTAATGGGGTTCGTTGACATGGATTTGGCGTCAAAGGAGATGTATGGCCTCAACTTCTCTATTAAACCCCGTCCCAAAAAATCAAGCCTGTGGAAACGGAGCGTTTTGTCGCTCTCTACATTGTAA
- the LOC125578415 gene encoding GDP-mannose 4,6 dehydratase 2-like: MASENNEPRSEEMPRKIALVTGITGQDGSYLTEFLLEKGYEVHGLIRRSSNFNTQRINHIYIDPHNADKALMKLHYADLSDASSLRRWIDVIKPDEVYNLAAQSHVAVSFEIPDYTADVVATGALRLLEAVRSHTVDSGRTVKYYQAGSSEMFGATPPPQAETTPFHPRSPYAASKVAAHWYTVNYREAYGLFACNGILFNHESPRRGENFVTRKITRALGRIKVGLQRKLFLGNLQASRDWGFAGDYVEAMWMMLQQEKADDYVVATEESHTVEEFLEVSFGYLGLNWKDHVEIDKRYFRPSEVDNLKGDASKAKEVLGWKPKVGFEKLVKMMVDEDLALAKREKVLVDAGYMDAQQQP, translated from the coding sequence ATGGCGTCTGAGAACAACGAACCCAGATCCGAGGAAATGCCGAGGAAGATAGCACTGGTCACCGGAATCACCGGCCAAGACGGATCGTACCTCACCGAGTTCCTCCTCGAGAAAGGCTACGAAGTCCACGGCCTGATCCGCCGATCGTCCAACTTCAACACGCAGCGGATCAACCACATCTACATCGACCCCCACAACGCCGACAAGGCTCTGATGAAGCTCCACTACGCCGATCTCTCCGACGCGTCCTCCCTCCGCCGCTGGATCGACGTGATCAAGCCCGACGAAGTCTACAACCTCGCCGCGCAGTCTCACGTCGCCGTCTCCTTCGAGATCCCTGACTACACCGCCGACGTGGTCGCCACCGGCGCCCTCCGCCTCCTCGAAGCCGTCAGATCTCACACCGTCGACAGCGGGCGCACCGTCAAGTACTACCAGGCCGGATCTTCGGAGATGTTCGGAGCCACTCCGCCTCCGCAGGCCGAAACGACGCCGTTTCACCCTAGATCCCCTTACGCAGCGTCCAAAGTCGCTGCGCATTGGTACACCGTTAACTACCGTGAGGCCTACGGTCTCTTCGCGTGTAACGGGATCTTGTTCAACCACGAGTCGCCGCGCCGCGGAGAGAACTTTGTCACGAGGAAGATCACGAGAGCCTTGGGGAGGATCAAGGTGGGTTTGCAGAGGAAGCTCTTCCTCGGGAACCTCCAGGCTTCGAGAGACTGGGGGTTCGCGGGGGACTACGTGGAGGCGATGTGGATGATGCTGCAGCAGGAGAAGGCGGATGATTACGTCGTGGCCACGGAGGAGTCGCATACGGTTGAGGAGTTTCTCGAGGTTTCGTTTGGGTACTTGGGGCTTAACTGGAAGGATCATGTGGAGATTGATAAGAGGTACTTTAGGCCGTCTGAAGTTGATAACCTGAAAGGTGATGCGAGCAAGGCCAAGGAAGTGTTGGGGTGGAAGCCCAAAGTGGGGTTTGAGAAGCTCGTGAAGATGATGGTTGATGAAGATCTTGCGCTTGCTAAGAGGGAGAAAGTGCTTGTTGATGCTGGTTACATGGATGCTCAGCAGCAGCCTTGA